A stretch of the Neptunomonas phycophila genome encodes the following:
- a CDS encoding DUF4105 domain-containing protein: protein MMSCAHAAALPEFNSRLLQQRSTDILWLKLMHYERDVSTRSGYLGAIKHPDFYLDENGRSDPIAELSATLTAFYAEDSSNDLHAQCRFPARYLWFKRWAPKQLTLPASVPCKAYEDWSEGENFQSISIVYVTGYLGNPASFYGHTFLKFNTAQKRSHDLDKTINFGAIVPDAENPITYILKGVFGGYDGGFSEVGYYFHTNNYGDNELRDMWEYELNVSAEDTALMAAHAWEILKKEYTYFFFKKNCAYRMAEIVELATGVNILDDKPVTIPQSLITAVHHASVKGQPLVKTMVYRPSRQSRLYDKYASLSAREKKLLHELVDDPKLLESDTYKHEPVASQQRVIETLLDYLQISRELEDRASNKINAFYQRALLERYRLPVGKASFVTASTAAPHEGRAPSLVQIGLRHNSAQGDGLLFRLRPAYYDVLDADKSHVADSVLSMGSAELLVEDSTVSLKRLSLIDLESVNAAVTGLPGDNGQSWKLNILIEPLDLRCDDCMAFKTQAYYGQSKRLTPHLLVGGYLGGVVQDNVSHNANVELAVRAFTNVTTGHRLSGTFFVESLTAVDNDASSRYKLGAELRAALSKVTDIRLVYDHDQAEELSLKLGFYF from the coding sequence ATGATGTCTTGTGCACATGCGGCCGCGCTGCCTGAATTTAATAGTAGACTCCTTCAGCAGCGATCGACCGATATTTTATGGCTTAAATTAATGCACTATGAGCGTGATGTATCGACGCGTTCAGGCTATTTGGGAGCGATCAAGCATCCTGATTTTTACCTAGACGAGAACGGACGCTCTGACCCAATCGCCGAGCTTAGTGCAACACTAACCGCATTTTATGCAGAAGATTCCTCGAACGACCTACACGCTCAATGCCGATTTCCGGCTCGTTATTTATGGTTTAAACGTTGGGCGCCTAAGCAACTAACCTTACCGGCTTCTGTGCCGTGTAAAGCCTATGAAGATTGGTCTGAAGGCGAAAACTTCCAGTCCATTAGCATTGTTTATGTCACAGGCTACTTAGGCAATCCTGCATCATTTTATGGGCATACGTTTTTAAAGTTCAATACGGCTCAAAAACGCTCGCACGATTTGGATAAAACTATCAACTTTGGAGCTATTGTCCCCGATGCCGAAAACCCGATTACCTACATCTTAAAAGGAGTGTTTGGGGGCTATGACGGAGGTTTCAGCGAGGTTGGTTATTACTTCCATACAAATAACTATGGTGATAACGAACTCCGTGATATGTGGGAGTACGAACTCAATGTGAGTGCCGAGGATACAGCGCTCATGGCGGCTCATGCGTGGGAGATCTTAAAAAAAGAGTACACCTATTTCTTTTTTAAGAAAAACTGTGCTTACCGAATGGCGGAGATAGTCGAGCTCGCTACCGGTGTTAACATCCTGGACGATAAGCCTGTAACCATACCACAATCGCTCATTACGGCAGTTCATCATGCCTCTGTAAAAGGCCAGCCTTTGGTTAAAACAATGGTTTATCGGCCCTCGCGCCAATCTAGGCTATACGACAAATATGCCTCTTTATCCGCACGAGAAAAGAAGTTGTTACATGAGTTAGTAGACGATCCAAAATTGCTGGAAAGCGATACCTATAAGCATGAGCCGGTAGCTTCGCAACAGAGAGTGATTGAAACCTTATTGGATTATTTACAGATCTCTCGGGAGTTAGAGGATAGAGCGAGTAATAAAATAAACGCTTTTTATCAGCGAGCCTTATTAGAGCGCTACCGTTTGCCGGTGGGAAAGGCCAGCTTTGTAACGGCAAGCACGGCGGCACCGCATGAAGGGCGTGCTCCTAGTTTGGTGCAAATTGGTTTAAGGCACAATTCGGCGCAAGGCGATGGATTGCTGTTTAGGTTGCGCCCGGCTTATTACGATGTACTGGATGCGGATAAGAGCCACGTAGCCGATTCAGTATTAAGCATGGGTAGCGCAGAATTGTTGGTAGAAGACAGCACGGTTTCGCTGAAACGCTTGTCACTGATCGACTTGGAAAGCGTAAATGCCGCCGTCACGGGGTTACCTGGAGATAACGGGCAAAGTTGGAAACTGAATATCCTTATTGAGCCCCTCGACTTACGTTGTGATGATTGTATGGCCTTTAAAACACAAGCCTACTACGGGCAATCTAAAAGATTAACTCCGCATCTACTGGTAGGGGGTTATTTAGGCGGCGTTGTGCAAGATAATGTGAGTCACAATGCGAACGTAGAGCTTGCTGTGCGAGCGTTTACAAACGTAACAACAGGTCATCGTTTGAGCGGTACCTTTTTTGTGGAGTCACTCACGGCTGTGGATAACGATGCCAGTAGCCGTTATAAGCTTGGAGCAGAGCTGCGTGCAGCCTTGTCAAAAGTAACCGATATTCGGTTAGTATATGATCATGACCAAGCTGAAGAGCTTTCCCTCAAGCTTGGGTTTTACTTTTAA